CCAGTGGAAGCAGCCCATGTGCTGTGGATGGGCCTTCCAACGCGCCGTTGGAAACCTCGGCGACGAAAGTGCGGTAGGGCTCGGGCAGCTCGACGCCGTGTGCGGTTTCCCAACCGCCGATAGGGCGAACGTCGCTCGCGATACGCCGGTCTCCTCGGCGAGAGCTGTCACGGTCCACGGACGCGCGGGTCGGTCGTGGGTCAGTCGCAGCCCCCTACCCGCGACGGGGTCGCTGAGCGCTCTGGTTCAGCCGCCGTTGACAGAGACCGAGCGAGCGGCACGTCCGCCGGCGAATGCCCCTGCACCCAGCCGAGCCACCTGGACACGCGCGGCCATGGGCTTCCAACGGCGGAGGGCGGTACGGCCACAGCTGCGCAGCTGCGACGGGCAAACCCGGGCACGCTGACCACCACTGGTGATGAGGGCATTCACCGGGGACATCGGATCCGCACCCATCGACTTCGCCACCAGGACGCCGACCATCAGCGGGAGCAGGGTCACGGCAAGGGCGGTGCCCGTGGTGGTGACACGGTGCATACGGGGGCGGCGGGGTGCGTGCGGATTCATGGCTCCATTCGAGCACCGCCCGCGGCGCAGGAAATCGGACGACGTACTCAGTCCCTACGTCTTCACGTACTCAAATGCAGGCATGAGGCAGCCCACGATGCAATCGCGGCCCCGCAAAGGTGAGGACGTGCCCAGCCGTCCACGTCCTCGACCGCGGAACGCTCTCTGCAAGCAACGGGCACCGCAGGGGACGTGACTTTACGGCTTGCCGGGGCAGTCGGCCTCGGTCCAGGTCGCCACGAGGTCACGGCAGATGACGGTGAGAGTGCCCTTCCTGAACGCGATCTCGTGGCTGCATCCGTCCTGGTGGGGCAGGACCTCGTCGAGGATCACGGTCCCGAGGTTCTCCCAGTCGTCGTCCTCGGGGCTTCCGGCAATGAAGCTGGATACGCCTGTGTAGCGGATGACCAGGTCTTCGTCGTGCTTCCAGCAGTTGTGCCGGAACTGGATCTCGATCTGCGGATTATCAGCGCCGACACCCCGGATGTGCTGGAGTTCCAGGTCCTTCACACACCGCTTGCCGGAGAAGCCGTAGTGGTCCGGGTCAGTGGCGAAGTCCCGGGCTCCGGCCGGCAGACCGTCAGCCAACGAGGGCAGACGCTCGAGGTAACGAGTGGGGTCCAAGACGCCTGACAGGCCGCCGACCTGCGCATCGAGATTGATGTACTCCATCACCCTTCGTTCCTGCTCGTGGCTTCCTGCTGGCCGACGAATCGTCGCACGACACTCCATGGTCACCCGCCAGGTCCCGAGCCCTTGAGGCGCGCCCGGCCGCCCACGCGAACCGCTCCCGCGCCTCGATGAGATCGCAAACAGGGCTCATAGCGGCACACCACTCGCGGCATGGCGGCGCAGAAACCTGCCCAGAGGGCCGCCCGGGACTACTGTGTGATCCTGACAAACCATCACGAAAGGATCATGCTGTGGCCTCTCGACTCAACCCGTACGTCAGTTTCGCCGGTGACGCCAAGCAAGCCATGGAGTTCTACGAGGGCGTCTTCGGAGGCACCCTGACGGTCAACACCTTCGGCGACTTCGGCTCCGAGGCGCCGCCCGGATACGCCGACAAGATCATGCACGGCCAGTTGGAGACCCCGAGCGGCTTCACACTCATGGGCGCCGACAACCCTCCCGGCACGGAACACAAGCCCGGCAACAACTTCGCCGTGAGCCTGAGCGGCGACGACGCCGACGAGCTGCGCGGCTACTGGGAGAAGCTGTCCGCCGGGGGCAATGTGTCGGTCCCGCTGGAGAAGCAGATGTGGGGCGACGTATTCGGCATGTGTACGGACAAGTTCGGGATCGGCTGGATGGTCAACATCACTGAGGCCGGGGCCTGACGCTCCCCGGCATTGCCCCCAGGGGGAAGCCACTCGGGCAGCGGGCCTCAGCCCAGGTTGAGCATCTTGGCCTTACTGGGCACCCCTTGGGCGTTCAGCGCGAAGAGGAAGTACGTGCCTGGCAGTGCCGCGCCCCGGTCGGCCGGCACCGTGACCTCGTACGTCTCCGTGCCTGTCAGGCGGAACGTGAGCGGCACGCGGCGCTGGTCATTGTCGGTGGAGTGGGTCGTGGCGCCCGCCCGGACGAGCGCGAACGAGGTGACCACCGAGTCGGTGGTCACCTCAAGCTTCGCCCTGTTGGCCGCGCGGGCCGGGGACGCCGCCGCTGATCACGGGCCGGGTCTTCTCGGTACCGTCGCTCCCCCACCAGCGCTCTGCCACGGAGCCGATGAC
The Streptomyces lunaelactis genome window above contains:
- a CDS encoding VOC family protein, which translates into the protein MASRLNPYVSFAGDAKQAMEFYEGVFGGTLTVNTFGDFGSEAPPGYADKIMHGQLETPSGFTLMGADNPPGTEHKPGNNFAVSLSGDDADELRGYWEKLSAGGNVSVPLEKQMWGDVFGMCTDKFGIGWMVNITEAGA
- a CDS encoding galactose oxidase early set domain-containing protein; protein product: MTTDSVVTSFALVRAGATTHSTDNDQRRVPLTFRLTGTETYEVTVPADRGAALPGTYFLFALNAQGVPSKAKMLNLG